One window of Nocardioides dongkuii genomic DNA carries:
- the nuoE gene encoding NADH-quinone oxidoreductase subunit NuoE has protein sequence MPSWEASTDDSPHDVARLLRCAPPPHDLEGTPMTQQSTELSETTYAELQEIAARYPQPRSGLLPMLHLVQAAQGRVTPEGIEACADILGISAADVSGVATFYTMYKRRPVGDYHVGVCTNTLCAVMGGDLIFERLKEHLDVGNDETTADGKVTLEHVECNAACDYAPVVMVNWEFMDNQTPQSATQLVDDLREGREVRSTRGPRICTWREAERVLAGFPDGRVDEGPAAGPASLVGLGIARERGWTAPDAEQFRDSGDESGADPAPAVPTEPAEKSQAIAEGGDSTAKQATAEEQAPTNVAAADKKEAQ, from the coding sequence ATCCCGTCATGGGAGGCGTCGACCGATGACTCACCCCACGACGTCGCTCGCCTCCTCCGCTGCGCTCCTCCGCCTCACGACCTCGAGGGGACCCCGATGACCCAGCAGTCCACCGAGCTGAGCGAGACCACGTACGCCGAGCTGCAGGAGATCGCGGCCCGCTACCCGCAGCCGCGCTCGGGCCTGCTGCCGATGCTGCACCTGGTGCAGGCCGCCCAGGGCCGGGTCACACCCGAGGGCATCGAGGCGTGCGCCGACATCCTCGGCATCTCCGCCGCCGACGTCAGCGGCGTGGCGACCTTCTACACGATGTACAAGCGCCGTCCGGTCGGCGACTACCACGTCGGCGTCTGCACCAACACGCTGTGCGCGGTGATGGGCGGCGACCTGATCTTCGAGCGGCTCAAGGAGCACCTCGACGTCGGCAACGACGAGACCACCGCCGACGGCAAGGTCACCCTCGAGCACGTCGAGTGCAACGCGGCCTGCGACTACGCCCCGGTGGTGATGGTCAACTGGGAGTTCATGGACAACCAGACCCCGCAGTCGGCGACCCAGCTGGTCGACGACCTGCGCGAGGGGCGCGAGGTCCGCTCCACCCGGGGCCCGCGCATCTGCACCTGGCGCGAGGCCGAGCGCGTGCTCGCCGGCTTCCCCGACGGCCGCGTCGACGAGGGCCCCGCGGCCGGACCGGCGTCGCTGGTCGGCCTGGGCATCGCCCGCGAGCGCGGCTGGACCGCGCCGGACGCCGAGCAGTTCCGCGACTCCGGCGACGAGAGCGGCGCCGACCCGGCGCCGGCCGTGCCGACCGAGCCCGCCGAGAAGAGCCAGGCCATCGCCGAGGGGGGCGACTCCACCGCGAAGCAGGCCACCGCCGAGGAGCAGGCGCCGACCAACGTGGCCGCCGCGGACAAGAAGGAGGCGCAGTGA
- a CDS encoding NuoB/complex I 20 kDa subunit family protein: MGIEEKLPSGVLLTTVEGVAGYMRKASFWPATFGLACCAIEMMTSGGPKYDLARFGMEVFRASPRQADLMIVAGRVSQKMAPVLRQIYDQMAEPKWVLAMGVCASSGGMFNNYAIVQGVDHIVPVDMYLPGCPPRPEMLIDAILKLHDQVQQTKLGANRLAEIEQRENDALRALPTSEMKGLLR, from the coding sequence ATGGGTATCGAGGAGAAGCTCCCCAGCGGCGTCCTGCTGACGACCGTCGAGGGCGTCGCGGGCTACATGCGCAAGGCGTCGTTCTGGCCGGCCACCTTCGGCCTGGCCTGCTGCGCCATCGAGATGATGACCAGCGGCGGCCCGAAGTACGACCTGGCCCGCTTCGGCATGGAGGTCTTCCGCGCCAGCCCGCGCCAGGCCGACCTGATGATCGTCGCCGGCCGGGTGAGCCAGAAGATGGCCCCGGTCCTGCGCCAGATCTACGACCAGATGGCGGAGCCCAAGTGGGTGCTCGCGATGGGCGTCTGCGCCAGCTCCGGCGGCATGTTCAACAACTACGCGATCGTGCAGGGCGTCGACCACATCGTCCCCGTCGACATGTACCTCCCCGGCTGCCCGCCGCGGCCCGAGATGCTCATCGACGCGATCCTCAAGCTGCACGACCAGGTCCAGCAGACCAAGCTGGGCGCCAACCGCCTCGCCGAGATCGAGCAGCGCGAGAACGACGCGCTCCGCGCGCTCCCGACGTCCGAGATGAAGGGCCTCCTCCGGTGA
- a CDS encoding NADH-quinone oxidoreductase subunit A, with product MELYTPVLALALLAALFAVGSVAMSAVVGPKRYNRARLDSYECGIEPTPQPVGGGRFPVKYYITAMLFIIFDIEIIFLYPWAVHFDAMELFGLVEMVVFIATVFVAYAYVWRRGGLEWD from the coding sequence ATGGAGCTCTACACACCGGTGTTGGCCCTGGCCCTCCTCGCGGCGCTGTTCGCCGTGGGCTCGGTCGCGATGAGCGCGGTCGTCGGGCCCAAGCGCTACAACCGCGCGCGGCTCGACTCCTACGAGTGCGGCATCGAGCCGACCCCGCAGCCCGTCGGCGGCGGGCGCTTCCCGGTGAAGTACTACATCACCGCGATGCTCTTCATCATCTTCGACATCGAGATCATCTTCCTCTACCCGTGGGCCGTCCACTTCGACGCGATGGAGCTCTTCGGCCTGGTCGAGATGGTCGTCTTCATCGCCACCGTGTTCGTTGCGTACGCCTATGTCTGGCGCCGCGGCGGACTCGAGTGGGACTGA
- a CDS encoding NADH-quinone oxidoreductase subunit C, which yields MTDKPIENDAPEQAAVDQSPVNAPATTDPEVRPVGVRTGMFGASDSGDTSGYGGLVQPVVFPAASRRPFDGWHEEVASALDTALAGGGLDHALESVVVHRGEITFHLRAEDLPAVAQLLRDDPALRFEFCSGVSGVHYPADAGRELHAVYHLLSMSHNRRIRLEVAVPDAHPHVPSIVTVYPTIDWHERETYDMFGLVFDGHPALTRILMPDDWPGHPQRKDYPLGGIPVEYKGGSVPPPDQRRSYN from the coding sequence GTGACGGACAAGCCCATCGAGAACGACGCGCCGGAGCAGGCCGCGGTCGACCAGTCGCCCGTCAACGCCCCCGCGACCACCGACCCGGAGGTGCGCCCGGTCGGCGTGCGCACCGGCATGTTCGGCGCCAGCGACAGCGGCGACACCAGCGGGTACGGCGGGCTGGTGCAGCCGGTGGTCTTCCCGGCGGCCAGCCGGCGTCCGTTCGACGGCTGGCACGAGGAGGTCGCGAGCGCGCTCGACACCGCGCTCGCCGGCGGCGGCCTCGACCACGCGCTCGAGAGCGTGGTCGTGCACCGCGGCGAGATCACCTTCCACCTGCGCGCCGAGGACCTCCCCGCCGTGGCGCAGCTGCTGCGCGACGACCCGGCGCTGCGCTTCGAGTTCTGCTCCGGCGTCAGCGGGGTGCACTACCCGGCCGACGCCGGCCGCGAGCTGCACGCCGTCTACCACCTGCTCTCGATGAGCCACAACCGCCGGATCCGGCTCGAGGTCGCGGTCCCGGACGCCCACCCGCACGTCCCGTCCATCGTCACGGTCTACCCGACCATCGACTGGCACGAGCGGGAGACCTACGACATGTTCGGGCTGGTCTTCGACGGCCACCCCGCACTGACGCGCATCCTCATGCCCGACGACTGGCCGGGCCACCCCCAGCGCAAGGACTACCCGCTGGGCGGCATCCCTGTGGAGTACAAGGGCGGCTCCGTCCCGCCTCCCGACCAGCGGAGGTCCTACAACTGA
- a CDS encoding NADH-quinone oxidoreductase subunit D, producing the protein MATHDVYAGSSETSEGRVFTVTGQDWDEVVAGIAEDADERVVVNMGPQHPSTHGVLRLILELEGETVTEARCGIGYLHTGIEKNMEYRSWVQGVTFCTRMDYLSPFYNEATYCLGVERLLDIEDQIPEKASVMRVLLMELNRISSHLVAIATGGMEIGALTVMTMGFRERELVLDLFELITGLRMNHAFIRPGGVAQDLPPGALEEIRAFVALMKKRLPEYAALCNANPIFRARLEGVGHLDLEGCLALGLTGPVLRSTGYPWDLRKSEPYCGYETYDFEVQTWDTADAYGRFRIRLNEMDESLKIIEQAAERLAGLEGAPVMIGDKKIAWPSQLAIGSDGMGNSLDHIRHIMGESMEALIHHFKLVTEGFRVPAGQAYVPVESPRGELGAHLVSDGGTRPFRAHFRDPSFTNLQATSVMSEGGMVADVIVAIASIDPVMGGVDR; encoded by the coding sequence ATGGCAACCCACGACGTCTACGCAGGCAGCAGCGAGACCTCCGAGGGCCGGGTCTTCACGGTCACCGGCCAGGACTGGGACGAGGTCGTCGCCGGCATCGCCGAGGACGCCGACGAGCGCGTCGTCGTCAACATGGGTCCCCAGCACCCCTCGACCCACGGCGTGCTCCGGCTGATCCTCGAGCTCGAGGGCGAGACGGTGACCGAGGCCCGCTGCGGCATCGGCTACCTGCACACCGGCATCGAGAAGAACATGGAGTACCGCTCCTGGGTGCAGGGCGTCACCTTCTGCACCCGGATGGACTACCTCTCCCCGTTCTACAACGAGGCGACCTACTGCCTCGGGGTGGAGCGGCTGCTCGACATCGAGGACCAGATCCCCGAGAAGGCCTCGGTCATGCGGGTGCTCCTCATGGAGCTCAACCGGATCTCCTCCCACCTGGTCGCGATCGCGACCGGCGGCATGGAGATCGGCGCGCTGACCGTGATGACGATGGGCTTCCGCGAGCGCGAGCTGGTCCTCGACCTGTTCGAGCTGATCACCGGCCTGCGGATGAACCACGCGTTCATCCGGCCCGGCGGCGTCGCCCAGGACCTGCCCCCGGGCGCCCTGGAGGAGATCCGGGCGTTCGTGGCCCTGATGAAGAAGCGTCTCCCCGAGTACGCCGCGCTCTGCAACGCCAACCCGATCTTCCGGGCCCGGCTCGAGGGCGTCGGCCACCTCGACCTCGAGGGCTGCCTCGCGCTCGGTCTCACCGGCCCGGTCCTGCGCAGCACCGGCTACCCCTGGGACCTGCGCAAGAGCGAGCCCTACTGCGGCTACGAGACCTATGACTTCGAGGTCCAGACCTGGGACACCGCCGACGCCTACGGCCGGTTCCGGATCCGCCTCAACGAGATGGACGAGTCGCTGAAGATCATCGAGCAGGCGGCCGAGCGGCTCGCCGGGCTCGAGGGCGCCCCCGTGATGATCGGGGACAAGAAGATCGCCTGGCCCAGCCAGCTCGCGATCGGCTCCGACGGGATGGGCAACTCCCTCGACCACATCCGCCACATCATGGGCGAGTCGATGGAGGCGCTGATCCACCACTTCAAGCTGGTGACCGAGGGCTTCCGCGTGCCGGCCGGGCAGGCGTACGTGCCGGTCGAGTCGCCGCGCGGCGAGCTCGGCGCCCACCTCGTCTCCGACGGCGGCACCCGCCCGTTCCGGGCGCACTTCCGCGACCCGTCGTTCACCAACCTGCAGGCCACGAGCGTGATGAGCGAGGGCGGCATGGTCGCTGACGTCATCGTCGCGATCGCATCCATCGATCCCGTCATGGGAGGCGTCGACCGATGA